A part of Rhodothermales bacterium genomic DNA contains:
- the lptB gene encoding LPS export ABC transporter ATP-binding protein → MTDPRLYYPGDLLPKEAQETLADADPGIELVAAGVTKKYKRKVVVDAVSLSVRQGEIVGLLGPNGAGKTTTFYMIVGLVRPNGGRILLDGEDITNLPMYKRARRGIGYLAQEASIFTHLSVEDNLNAVLEYQKLTRQTRKDRVDELISEFRLEKVRDSKGYTLSGGERRRTEIARAMVTRPKFFLLDEPFAGVDPIAVEDIQEIVAGLKHRGIGVLITDHNVHETLAITDRAYLLYEGRVLKQGSAESLAADPEVRKRYLGEKFSLERYQ, encoded by the coding sequence ATGACAGATCCCAGACTTTACTACCCCGGCGACCTTCTGCCGAAAGAAGCTCAGGAAACGCTCGCCGACGCTGACCCCGGGATCGAACTCGTCGCTGCCGGTGTCACGAAGAAGTACAAACGGAAGGTGGTCGTCGACGCGGTGAGCCTGTCCGTGCGGCAGGGAGAAATCGTTGGTCTTCTTGGACCAAATGGTGCAGGGAAGACGACGACGTTCTACATGATTGTCGGCCTCGTGCGACCGAACGGTGGTCGGATACTGCTGGATGGCGAGGATATCACGAACCTGCCTATGTACAAGAGGGCGCGGCGGGGCATCGGGTATCTTGCGCAGGAGGCGTCCATCTTTACGCATCTGAGCGTGGAAGACAATCTCAACGCGGTGCTCGAATACCAGAAGCTGACGCGTCAGACGCGCAAGGATCGCGTCGACGAGCTTATCTCTGAGTTCAGACTCGAAAAGGTGAGGGACTCCAAAGGATACACCCTGTCCGGAGGTGAGCGACGTCGAACGGAGATCGCCCGCGCCATGGTTACGCGACCCAAGTTTTTTCTTCTGGACGAGCCGTTTGCCGGAGTGGACCCGATCGCGGTTGAGGACATCCAGGAGATCGTCGCGGGCCTGAAGCACCGCGGAATAGGGGTCCTGATAACGGATCACAATGTGCACGAGACGCTCGCGATCACCGATCGCGCGTACCTGCTCTACGAAGGCCGGGTTCTGAAACAGGGATCGGCTGAGTCGCTGGCTGCGGATCCGGAGGTACGGAAGCGGTACCTCGGGGAGAAGTTCTCGCTGGAACGTTATCAATGA
- the aroF gene encoding 3-deoxy-7-phosphoheptulonate synthase, which produces MVVVMEVGAEESQVEAVIQNLNDFGFDVHRSSGVNQTVLGAIGVKQAFDTRRIEILDGVAAVYRVTEPYKFASRSWKKENTAFDVAGVLVGGDGIVVMAGPCSVESEEQIQQAAAAVAGSGATFLRGGAYKPRSSPYSFQGLGLEGLRMLREAADAHGLRVITEVMEISQIETVVSYAHVIQVGARNMQNFSLLKELGAAECPVFLKRGLSATVEEWLMSAEYLMAHGNSHVMLCERGIRTFETSTRNTLDLSAVPVLKSKSHLPVFVDPSHATGLRNKVIPMARAAVAAGADGLMIEVHPDPPAALSDGPQSLFVDQFADLMVQITAIAAVIGRSIAPNRIVA; this is translated from the coding sequence ATGGTTGTTGTAATGGAGGTCGGAGCGGAGGAGTCGCAGGTTGAGGCTGTGATCCAGAATCTCAACGATTTCGGCTTTGACGTGCATCGCTCCAGTGGTGTCAACCAGACTGTTCTTGGTGCGATCGGCGTGAAGCAGGCTTTCGATACCCGCCGGATCGAGATTCTGGACGGTGTGGCTGCCGTCTATCGTGTGACCGAGCCCTACAAGTTCGCAAGCCGGTCATGGAAGAAAGAAAACACGGCGTTCGACGTGGCCGGGGTCCTGGTCGGGGGAGACGGGATTGTCGTCATGGCCGGTCCCTGCTCGGTAGAAAGTGAGGAGCAGATTCAACAGGCGGCTGCGGCTGTCGCCGGGTCCGGTGCCACGTTCCTCCGCGGGGGTGCGTACAAGCCTCGATCTTCACCGTACTCGTTTCAAGGTCTTGGACTTGAAGGTCTCCGAATGCTCCGGGAAGCGGCTGACGCCCACGGGCTACGAGTCATTACCGAGGTCATGGAAATCAGTCAGATCGAGACAGTAGTGTCCTACGCACACGTCATACAGGTCGGTGCGCGCAACATGCAGAACTTCTCGCTGCTGAAGGAGCTGGGCGCCGCGGAATGTCCGGTGTTTCTGAAGCGAGGTCTTTCGGCCACTGTAGAAGAGTGGCTGATGAGTGCGGAGTACCTGATGGCACATGGCAACTCTCACGTGATGCTGTGTGAACGCGGCATCCGTACGTTTGAGACGTCCACCCGCAATACCCTCGACCTTTCGGCAGTGCCGGTTCTGAAGTCCAAGAGCCATCTGCCCGTGTTTGTGGATCCCAGTCACGCGACCGGCCTGCGAAACAAAGTGATTCCGATGGCCAGAGCGGCCGTGGCGGCTGGCGCAGACGGCCTGATGATCGAGGTCCACCCCGACCCACCGGCAGCACTCAGCGATGGACCACAGTCGTTGTTTGTAGATCAGTTCGCTGATCTCATGGTCCAGATTACAGCCATTGCGGCCGTGATTGGGCGGTCGATCGCTCCAAATCGAATCGTGGCATGA
- a CDS encoding tyrosine--tRNA ligase yields the protein MNVFDELRWRGIVYDATPDAEEALGTESLKVYVGFDPTADSLHVGSLLPLMGLARLQRAGHTPIAIVGGGTGMIGDPSGKSQERILLDQEQVERNVEGLRTQIARFLDFERPDNPAMLVNNADWLASISLVDFLRDTGKYFTVNYMMAKESVKRRLDSEDGLSFTEFSYMLLQAHDFLVLYDRYGCKMQMGGSDQWGNILAGADLVRRLRSDRVHGIVFPLVVTAGGTKFGKTEEGTIWLDSARTSPYKFYQFWLNTDDRDVLPYLRFFTWLGEEEISALETELLENPGNRSAQIRLAEEVTRVVHGSEELEKAQAASSVLFGGEVSAMRAADLMEVFEDVPSTEMERAVFDESGIDIVQLISDAGLVASRGEARRLVRGGGINVNNRRIKDENHRVSLDDAIEQRILVLRRGQKTYRLVKIV from the coding sequence ATGAATGTTTTCGATGAGTTGAGATGGAGGGGCATCGTGTACGACGCGACGCCCGATGCGGAGGAGGCACTCGGTACCGAGAGCCTCAAGGTGTACGTGGGCTTTGATCCGACGGCCGACAGTCTTCACGTGGGTTCTCTGCTTCCGCTGATGGGTCTCGCCCGCCTGCAGCGTGCCGGCCATACACCCATTGCCATCGTAGGTGGCGGTACCGGAATGATTGGCGATCCCAGCGGCAAGAGCCAGGAGCGGATACTGCTGGATCAGGAGCAGGTAGAACGGAATGTCGAAGGGCTGCGAACCCAGATCGCGCGCTTCCTCGACTTTGAGAGACCCGACAATCCCGCAATGCTCGTTAATAATGCGGACTGGCTGGCCAGTATCTCGCTGGTAGATTTCCTTCGCGACACCGGGAAGTACTTCACGGTGAACTACATGATGGCGAAGGAGTCTGTGAAGCGCCGCCTTGACTCCGAAGATGGTCTTTCGTTCACGGAGTTCTCCTACATGCTCTTGCAGGCTCATGACTTCCTGGTCCTTTATGACCGGTATGGCTGCAAGATGCAGATGGGTGGAAGCGACCAGTGGGGCAACATCCTCGCCGGCGCGGATCTTGTGCGACGTCTCCGATCTGATCGTGTTCACGGTATTGTGTTTCCGCTGGTTGTGACGGCCGGCGGAACGAAGTTCGGCAAGACGGAGGAGGGCACCATCTGGCTCGATTCCGCACGCACGTCACCCTACAAGTTCTATCAGTTCTGGCTAAACACGGACGACCGCGACGTACTACCATACCTGCGGTTTTTCACCTGGCTCGGAGAAGAGGAGATCAGCGCGCTCGAGACGGAGTTGCTCGAGAATCCTGGGAATCGCTCGGCGCAGATCAGACTCGCCGAGGAAGTGACTCGCGTCGTGCACGGTTCCGAGGAGCTGGAGAAGGCGCAGGCGGCGTCCAGCGTTCTATTTGGTGGCGAGGTTTCGGCGATGCGCGCCGCCGATCTGATGGAAGTGTTTGAGGATGTCCCGTCGACTGAGATGGAGAGAGCCGTCTTCGATGAGTCGGGGATCGATATCGTGCAACTCATATCGGACGCCGGACTGGTCGCGTCTCGCGGAGAAGCGCGCCGTCTCGTCAGAGGCGGTGGAATCAATGTGAACAACCGTCGTATCAAAGACGAGAATCATCGTGTTTCTCTGGACGATGCGATCGAGCAGCGCATCCTGGTACTCCGTCGCGGCCAGAAGACCTATCGGCTCGTGAAGATCGTCTAG